In the genome of Mugil cephalus isolate CIBA_MC_2020 chromosome 21, CIBA_Mcephalus_1.1, whole genome shotgun sequence, one region contains:
- the otofa gene encoding otoferlin isoform X14 encodes MMSLMVHLKSVGHLRGKGDRIAKVTFRGLSFYSRVAENCEEVAPFNETFRWPIASRLDGNEMLEVQVYNYSKVFSNRLVGTFCMVLQKVAEEGHLELTDTLIDDNNTSIKTNVTLEIRYQPMDGTVGVWSDGEFLDVPDDRDGMFSFETDSLLSGQSHGSGTSPGRSLQGSIPTFRKAGRGVFSAMKLGKIKSSRDDHKRGDEPAILDMEDLDRKAMRLAGALDPDTISLASVTAVTTNVSNKRSKPDIKMEPSSGRPVDYQISITVIEARQLIGLNMDPVVCVEIGDDKKYTSMKESTNCPYYNEYFVFDFHVPPDVMFDKIIKLSVIHSKNLLRSGTLVGTFKMDVGTVYSQPEHQFYHKWAILSDPDDITAGCKGYIKCDIAVVGKGDNIKTPHKANETDEDDIEGNLLLPEGIPAERQWARFYVKIYRAEGLPKMNTSIMANVKKAFIGENRDLVDPYVQVQFAGQKGKTSVQKSSYEPIWNEQIVFTELFPPLCKRMKVQIRDSDKVNDVAIGTHFIDLRKISNEGDKGFLPTLGPAWVNMYGSTRQYTLMDEHQDLNEGLGEGVSFRARLLVSIAVEILDTTSPEIICSSDVQMDSVSNISESATGKIEEFFLFGSFLEATMIDRKIGDKMISFEITIGNYGNQIDGVSKPSSTRRKKKDAENEEEESELIQNSSEDEADEDKDLVSVSSTPLMKPVITDRNYFHLPYFEKKPCVYIKSWWQDQRRRLYNSNMMDKIADKLEEGVNDVQEIIKTEKAFPERRLRGVLEELSIGCSRFVTLANKDVNHAGRTKLDRERLKSCMREMDSMAQQAKQIRTQVKKNTVRDKLKLVQNFLLKLRFLADEPQHSIPDVFIWMMSNSKRIAYARIPSKDILYSIVDEETGKDCGKVKAVFLKLPGKKGFGPAGWTVQAKLELYLWLGLNKQRKDFLNGLPNGFEEIRSAKTSCGLPSIPPVSLVYNMKQVFQLRAHMYQARSLFAADSSGLSDPFARVFFSTHSQVTEVLSETLCPTWDQLLVFDDVELFGEASELRDDPPIIVVEIFDQDTVGKAEFIGRTFAKPTIKMCDEHYGPPRFPPQLEYYQIYRGNCTAGELLAAFELLQIGQGGRADLPVLEGPTDSERGPILPVPLGIRPVLSRYRIEVLFWGLRDLKRINLAQVDRPRVDIECAGRGVQSALIQNYKKNPNFSTLVKWFEVDLPENELLHPPLNIRVVDCRAFGRYILVGSHAVSCLRRFIYSAPDKTSNHWATAAKLMNGYLVLTNGGSRPCSSPSISSRTFSRPAGDISVSMDGDGSVRKMDTVVKLDAMSDAVVKVDMTEEEGDKEKSKKKKKKKKGGVEEEEETDESVLDWWSKYFASIETLKETLRAQEAAQAEAEEREDLEIAAETADVKPDDLILKGPKTKEKSKEKKSSKDKKKGHAADASENRPVKAKVDELMVYNKELESEYGNFEDWLHTFNLYRGKAGDDDEHALDDDRIVGRFKGSLCMYKLPLSEEITREAGFDPNMGMFQSIPHNDPINVLVRVYVVRATDLHPADINGKADPYVVIKLGKSEVKDKENYISKQLNPVFGKSFDIEATFPMESMLTVSVYDWDLVGTDDLIGETKIDLENRFYSKFRATCGISSNYSVHGYNVWRDPMKPSQILAKLCKDGKIDGPHYGPGGKVKVANRIFTGQTEIEDENGLKKQTEEHLALAVLNHWEEIPRVGCKLVPEHVETRPLLNPDKPGIEQGRIEMWVDMFPMDMPAPGPAIEISPRKPKRYELRVIIWNTDEVILEDDDYFTGEKSSDIFVRGWLKGQQEDKQDTDVHYHSLTGEGNFNWRFVFPFDYLMAEEKIVISKKESMFSWDETEYKIPPRLTLQVWDADHFSADDFLGAIELDLNRFPRGAKTAKQCSLDMIRNEHELPTISIFKQKRVKGWWPFVARDENDEMELTGKVEAELHLVTAEEAEKSPVGLGRNEPDPLEKPNRPDTTFLWFLSPLKAIRYLVCNRYKWLIIKIVLALLLLIMLGLFLYSMPGYLVKKLLGA; translated from the exons ACATTTCGATGGCCCATTGCCAGCAGGCTGGATGGAAATGAGATGCTGGAGGTCCAAGTGTACAATTACAGCAAAGTCTTCTCCAACAG ACTGGTTGGGACTTTCTGTATGGTGCTCCAGAAAGTGGCTGAAGAGGGACACCTAGAGCTGACTGATACGCTCATCGATGACAACAACACGTCCATAAAG ACAAACGTGACCCTGGAGATCAGATACCAGCCGATGGATGGAACGGTGGGAGTGTGGAGCGATGGGGAGTTCCTGGACGTCCCCGACGATCGTGATGGGATGTTTTCTTTTGAGACGGACAGCTTGCTGTCGGGACAAAGTCACGGGTCGGGCACGTCCCCTGGACGGTCTTTACAGGGATCGATACCAACCTTCAGAAA AGCAGGGAGGGGAGTTTTCTCAGCCATGAAGCTTGGCAAGATCAAGAGCTCTAGAGATGACCACAAGAGAGGAG ATGAGCCAGCCATCCTGGACATGGAGGACCTGGACAGGAAGGCGATGCGTCTCGCTGGAGCACTGGATCCGGACACCATCTCCTTGGCCTCCGTCACCGCCGTCACCACCAACGTCTCCAATAAGAG GTCGAAGCCAGACATCAAGATGGAGCCAAGCTCTGGACGACCAGTGGATTATCAG ATCAGCATCACGGTCATCGAGGCCCGGCAGCTAATAGGCCTCAACATGGaccctgtggtgtgtgtggagATTGGAGATGACAAGAAGTACACATCTATGAAGGAGTCCACCAACTGTCCGTACTATAATGAG TATTTTGTCTTTGATTTCCACGTCCCTCCGGACGTCATGTTCGACAAGATCATTAAGCTCTCG GTTATTCATTCTAAAAACCTTCTACGGAGTGGGACGCTGGTGGGAACCTTCAAGATGGATGTTGGGACCGTTTACTCTCAGCCTG AGCACCAGTTCTACCACAAGTGGGCCATCCTTTCCGACCCTGATGACATCACAGCGGGATGCAAGGGATACATTAAGTGTGACATCGCTGTGGTCGGGAAGGGCGACAACATCAAGACGCCGCATAAAGCCAACGAGACCGATGAAGACGACATAGAAGG AAACCTTCTGCTCCCCGAGGGAATCCCAGCCGAGAGGCAGTGGGCGAGGTTCTACGTGAAGATCTATCGCGCTGAGGGACTTCCCAAAATGAACACGAGCATCATGGCTAATGTGAAAAAGGCATTCATAGGGGAGAACAGAGACCTGGTTGACCCCTATGTTCAAGTGCAATTTGCTGGACAGAAG GGAAAGACCTCAGTCCAGAAGAGCAGCTATGAACCGATCTGGAATGAGCAGATCGTCTTCACCGAGCtgttccctcctctctgcaaaAGGATGAAGGTCCAAATAAGAGACTCGGATAAGGTCAATGACGTTGCCATAGGAACCCACTTCATTGACTTGCGCAAGATATCAAACGAAGGAGATAAAG GGTTCCTGCCCACGCTGGGTCCAGCCTGGGTCAACATGTACGGTTCCACCCGTCAATACACTCTGATGGACGAGCACCAGGACCTGAACGAAGGACTTGGAGAAGGCGTGTCCTTCAGAGCTCGTCTGCTGGTCTCCATAGCCGTGGAGATCCTGGACACCACGTCCCCCGAGATCATCTGCTCCAGTGACGTTCAGATGGACTCTGTGTCCAACATCTCAGAG AGTGCCACTGGGAAAATAGAAGAGTTCTTCCTCTTTGGTTCCTTCCTGGAAGCCACCATGATTGACAGGAAGATTGGTGACAAAATGATAAGCTTTGAAATCACAAtag GTAACTACGGCAACCAGATAGATGGCGTGAGCAAACCTTCGTCaacaaggaggaagaagaaggatgcGGAGaacgaggaagaggagagcgAGCTAATCCAGAACTCCAGTGAGGATGAGGCGGACGAGGACAAGGACCTCGTCTCTGTGTCCTCGACTCCTCTCATGAAGCCAGTCATCACTGACAG GAACTACTTCCATCTCCCCTACTTTGAAAAGAAGCCGTGTGTCTACATCAAGAGCTGGTGGCAGGACCAGAGGAGAAGACTTTACAATTCTAACATGATGGATAAGATCGCAGACAAGCTG GAGGAAGGTGTGAATGATGTTCAGGAGATTATTAAGACGGAGAAGGCCTTTCCGGAGCGCAGGCTCAGGGGAGTGCTGGAGGAGCTCAGCATCGGCTGCAG TCGGTTTGTGACACTCGCTAACAAGGATGTGAACCACGCAGGCCGAACCAAACTGGACCGAGAGCGGCTCAAGTCCTGCATGAGAGAGATG GACAGCATGGCCCAACAGGCCAAACAGATTCGCACTCAGGTGAAGAAGAACACAGTCAGAGACAAACTCAAGCTGGTGCAGAACTTCCTGCTGAAGCTGCGTTTCCTCGCCGACGAG CCTCAGCACAGCATCCCAGATGTTTTCATCTGGATGATGAGCAACAGCAAGCGCATTGCTTATGCCCGGATTCCTTCCAAAGACATCTTGTACTCGATAGTGGACGAGGAAACTGGCAAAGATTGTGGAAAAGTCAAAGCTGTCTTCCTCAAG CTGCCCGGTAAGAAGGGGTTTGGACCAGCAGGCTGGACGGTGCAGGCTAAGCTGGAGTTGTACCTGTGGCTGGGCCTCAACAAGCAACGGAAAGACTTCCTGAATGGTCTTCCTAATGGTTTTGAAGAGATCAGATCTGCTAAAACCAGCTGCGGTCTTCCCTCTATCCCACCTGTCAGCCTTGTCTACAACA TGAAGCAGGTGTTCCAGCTGAGAGCGCACATGTATCAGGCTCGCAGTCTGTTCGCCGCTGACAGCAGTGGCCTTTCAGACCCCTTCGCCCGGGTCTTCTTCTCTACACACAGCCAGGTTACCGAG GTTCTCAGTGAGACTCTTTGCCCGACGTGGGACCAGCTACTGGTTTTTGATGATGTGGAGCTGTTCGGTGAGGCCAGTGAGCTCAGAGACGACCCTCCGATCATTGTGGTCGAAATCTTCGACCAGGACACTGTG GGTAAGGCAGAGTTCATAGGTCGGACGTTCGCGAAGCCCACCATCAAGATGTGCGACGAGCATTACGGACCCCCGAGGTTCCCGCCCCAGCTGGAGTACTACCAGATCTACAGAGGGAACTGCACTGCGGGGGAGCTGCTGGCCGCCTTCGAGCTGCTCCAG ATTGGTCAGGGAGGTCGGGCTGACCTTCCAGTCCTGGAAGGGCCAACAGACTCGGAGCGAGGACCTATTCTTCCTGTGCCGCTGGGCATCCGACCTGTCCTGAGTCGCTACCGCATAGAG gttttgttttggggATTAAGAGACCTGAAGAGGATCAACTTAGCTCAGGTGGATCGACCTCGTGTGGACATAGAGTGTGCAGGTAGAGGTGTTCAGTCCGCCCTCATCCAGAACTACAAGAAGAATCCCAACTTCAGCACCTTGGTGAAATGGTTCGAGGTG GACCTTCCAGAGAatgagcttctccatcctcctctcaaCATCCGGGTGGTGGACTGCAGAGCGTTCGGACGTTACATCCTGGTGGGGTCCCACGCTGTGAGCTGCCTGAGGCGTTTCATCTACAGCGCTCCGGACAAGACCTCCAATCACTGGGCCACAGCAG CCAAGCTAATGAATGGCTACCTGGTCCTAACCAATGGCGGCTCCCGACCCTGCTCCTCACCCAGCATCTCTTCCCGCACCTTCTCTCGCCCCGCAGGTGACATCAGCGTCAGCATGGATGGGGACGGTTCGGTCCGAAAGATGGACACAGTCGTCAAGTTAGACGCC ATGTCTGACGCTGTTGTAAAAGTTGACATG ACCGAGGAAGAGGGTGATAAAGAGaaaagtaagaagaagaaaaagaagaagaagggaggagtggaggaggaggaggagacggatgAGAGCGTGCTGGACTGGTGGTCGAAATATTTTGCTTCAATAGAGACGCTGAAGGAG actctcCGAGCACAGGAGGCTGCtcaggcagaggcagaggagagagaagaccTGGAGATTGCAGCTGAAACTGCAG ATGTCAAACCCGATGACCTTATTCTGAAAGGCCCCAAGACGAAGGAGAagagcaaagagaagaagagctcCAAGGACAAGAAGAAGGGTCACGCCGCAGACGCCTCAGAGAATCGACCAGTCAAAGCAAAAGTGGATGAGCTGATG GTGTACAACAAGGAGCTGGAGAGTGAGTATGGCAACTTCGAGGACTGGCTTCACACTTTCAACTTGTACAGAGGAAAGGCAGGGGACGACGACGAGCACGCTCTGGATGACGACAGGATTGTCGGCAGATTCAAG GGATCCCTGTGCATGTACAAGCTACCTCTGTCTGAGGAGATCACGAGAGAGGCAGGATTTGATCCCAACATGGGCATGTTCCAGAGCATTCCTCACAACGATCCCATCAACGTCCTCGTCCGTGTCTACGTGGTCAGG GCTACAGACCTCCACCCTGCTGATATCAACGGGAAGGCTGATCCATACGTCGTCATCAAGCTGGGGAAGTCAGAGGTCAAGGACAAAGAGAACTACATCTCCAAACAGCTCAATCCTGTATTTGGCAA ATCATTTGACATCGAGGCCACGTTCCCCATGGAGTCCATGCTCACGGTGTCTGTGTACGACTGGGATCTGGTCGGCACTGACGACCTGATTGGGGAGACAAAGATTGACTTGGAGAATCGCTTCTACAGCAAATTCAGAGCCACGTGCGGCATTTCATCCAACTACTCCGT GCATGGGTACAATGTTTGGCGGGATCCTATGAAGCCCAGCCAGATCCTGGCTAAGCTCTGTAAAGACGGCAAGATTGATGGACCTCATTATGGCCCGGGAGGCAAAGTCAAGGTGGCAAATCGAATCTTTACGGGACAGACAGAGATCGAGGACGAAAACG GATTGAAGAAGCAGACCGAGGAGCATTTAGCCCTGGCAGTGTTGAATCACTGGGAGGAGATCCCGAGAGTTGGCTGCAAGTTGGTCCCCGAACACGTTGAGACCAGACCACTGCTGAACCCTGACAAACCCGGCATCGAACAG GGCCGTATTGAGATGTGGGTGGACATGTTTCCTATGGACATGCCTGCGCCTGGACCTGCGATTGAAATATCGCCACGGAAACCAAAGAG ATATGAGCTCAGGGTGATTATTTGGAATACAGACGAAGTAATACTGGAGGACGATGATTACTTCACTGGGGAAAAGTCCAGTGACATATTTGTCAGGGG GTGGCTGAAGGGGCAGCAGGAGGACAAACAGGACACGGACGTGCACTACCACTCGCTGACTGGCGAGGGCAACTTTAACTGGCGCTTTGTCTTCCCCTTTGATTACCTCATGGCCGAGGAGAAGATCGTCATCTCCAAGAAGGAGTCCATGTTCTCCTGGGACGAGACCGAATACAAGATCCCCCCTCGGCTCACGCTGCAGGTCTGGGACGCAGACCACTTCTCCGCTGATGACTTCCTGG GCGCAATCGAGCTGGACCTGAACCGGTTCCCACGCGGCGCCAAGACAGCCAAGCAGTGCTCCCTCGACATGATCCGAAACGAGCACGAGCTGCCCACAATTTCCATCTTCAAACAGAAGCGCGTGAAAGGGTGGTGGCCGTTTGTAGCCCGGGACGAGAACGACGAGATGGAGCTCACG GGTAAAGTTGAGGCTGAGCTCCACCTGGTGACGgcagaagaagcagagaagagTCCTGTGGGACTGGGCCGAAATGAGCCTGATCCACTGGAGAAACCAAA